The Urocitellus parryii isolate mUroPar1 chromosome 6, mUroPar1.hap1, whole genome shotgun sequence genome includes a window with the following:
- the LOC144255404 gene encoding olfactory receptor 4N5-like, whose protein sequence is MDTGNSTVVTEFILLGLTQSQDVQILLFVLVSMFYLIILPGNVLIILTIRSNPGLNAPLYFFLGNLAFLDASYSFIVSPRMLMDFFSEKKVISYNCCITQPFFLHFLGVGEMFLFFVMAFDRYIAICRPLHYATVMSPRVCYALLLALWLGAFAHSIVQVAIILHLPFCGPNQLDNFFCDVPQVIKLACTDTFVVELLMVSNSGLLTLLCFLGLLASYAVILCRIKRHSSEGKSKAVSTCTTHIIIVFLMFGPAIFIYTRPFRVFPADKVVAVFHTVIFPLLNPVIYTLSNQELKDSMIKLLCQHRVF, encoded by the coding sequence ATGGACACAGGAAACAGCACAGTGGTGACAGAATTCATCCTCCTTGGTTTGACCCAATCTCAAGATGTCCAAATCCTGCTCTTTGTGCTAGTCTCAATGTTCTACCTCATAATCCTCCCTGGCAATGTTCTTATCATTCTTACTATAAGATCAAATCCTGGACTTAATGCTCCCCTCTATTTCTTTTTGGGAAACTTGGCCTTCCTGGATGCCTCCTACTCCTTCATTGTGTCTCCCAGGATGCTGATGGACTTCTTCTCTGAGAAGAAAGTAATTTCCTACAATTGCTGCATCACCCAGCCGTTTTTCTTGCATTTCCTTGGTGTAGGGGAGATGTTCCTCTTTTTTGTCATGGCCTTTGACCGCTACATCGCCATATGTCGGCCTCTACACTATGCAACAGTCATGAGCCCCAGGGTCTGCTATGCATTGCTGTTGGCTCTGTGGCTTGGGGCCTTTGCCCACTCCATTGTGCAAGTGGCCATTATCCTGCACTTGCCCTTCTGTGGCCCAAACCAGCTGGACAACTTCTTCTGTGATGTGCCACAGGTCATCAAGCTGGCCTGCACTGACACCTTTGTGGTGGAGCTCCTGATGGTCTCCAACAGTGGCCTGCTCACCCTGCTGTGCTTCCTGGGCCTTCTGGCCTCCTATGCTGTTATCCTCTGCAGAATAAAGAGACACTCTTCAGAAGGGAAGAGCAAGGCTGTCTCCACTTGCACCACCCACATTATCATTGTGTTCCTCATGTTTGGACCTGCCATTTTTATCTACACCCGCCCCTTCAGGGTTTTCCCAGCTGACAAAGTGGTTGCTGTCTTTCATACAGTCATCTTTCCTTTGCTGAACCCTGTAATATATACACTTTCCAACCAGGAACTGAAAGACTCCATGATAAAGCTGTTATGTCAACACAGGGTGTTCTAA
- the LOC113176181 gene encoding olfactory receptor 4K13-like, whose translation MDILSKNKSISEFILLGLSHYQEIQIFFFVIFFLVYVAIVVGNLLIVISVIFDKHLHSPMYFLLANLSFFDLCLSSVATPKVIADFLRKHKTISLWGCMVQMFFMHFFGGGEMSLLIAMAIDRYVAICKPLHYQTIMNHRMLIGFLVLSWAVGFIHTTSQMVFTVGLPFCGPNVVDSIFCDLPLVIKLACTDTYIPELLVIADSGLLSLVCFILLVISYIIMFLTLWQRSSSASSKAVSTLSAHITVVTLFFGPAIFIYAFPFNSYSVDKFLSVFYSIITPFLNPIIYTLRNQEMKAAIKRLSSQQIGSCVFP comes from the coding sequence ATGGATATCctaagtaaaaacaaaagtatttctGAGTTTATCCTACTTGGACTTTCTCATTACCAAgaaattcaaatattcttttttgttatctTCTTTCTTGTCTATGTAGCCATTGTAGTGGGGAACCTCCTCATTGTAATCTCTGTGATATTTGATAAACATCTTCACTCACCCATGTACTTCCTTCTGGCAAATCTATCATTTTTTGACCTATGTCTTTCCTCTGTTGCAACTCCCAAAGTGATTGCAGACTTCCTTAGAAAACACAAAACCATCTCATTGTGGGGCTGCATGGTCCAGATGTTCTTTATGCACTTCTTTGGGGGTGGTGAGATGTCTCTCTTGATAGCTATGGCCATTGACAGGTATGTGGCCATATGCAAGCCCTTGCACTACCAGACCATCATGAACCACAGGATGCTCATTGGGTTTCTGGTGCTGTCATGGGCAGTTGGATTCATTCATACCACAAGCCAAATGGTTTTCACAGTGGGTTTACCTTTCTGTGGTCCCAATGTTGTGGACAGCATCTTCTGTGACCTCCCTCTGGTCATCAAGCTGGCCTGCACTGACACCTATATCCCGGAGCTCCTGGTGATTGCGGACAGTGGGCTCCTGTCCCTGGTCTGCTTCATCCTCTTGGTCATATCCTACATCATCATGTTCCTCACTCTCTGGCAGCGCTCCTCCAGCGCCTCCTCCAAGGCTGTGTCCACACTCTCTGCTCACATCACTGTAGTGACTCTCTTCTTTGGCCCCGCTATCTTCATCTATGCTTTTCCATTCAATAGTTATTCTGTAGATAAGTTTCTGTCTGTGTTTTACTCTATAATCACCCCCTTCCTTAATCCAATTATTTATACATTGAGGAATCAGGAGATGAAGGCAGCCATTAAGAGACTGAGCAGTCAACAGATTGGTTCCTGTGTTTTCCCTTAg